A section of the Maylandia zebra isolate NMK-2024a linkage group LG8, Mzebra_GT3a, whole genome shotgun sequence genome encodes:
- the zdhhc6 gene encoding palmitoyltransferase ZDHHC6 isoform X1, with amino-acid sequence MNFLSTFVTFKNLHEVRRLCHWGPIIALSVIAICSTMAILDSIIWYWPLDTTGGSINFIMLINWTVLILYNYFNAMFVGPGYIPLGWKPENQQDTQYLQFCRGCQGYKAPRSHHCRKCNRCVMKMDHHCPWINNCCGHLNHAYFTSFLLLAPLGCSHAAVIFIMTMYTQLYERISFGWSTVRIDMSAVRQFQPLMPFSVPAFAATLFALGLALGTTIAVGMLFVIQMKVILRNKTSIESWIEEKAKDRIQHYQTGEEFIFPYDLGSRWLNFKQVFTWSGTPRGDGTVWPVHPKCHQHTLTIEQLKQKADKRVRSQVQYRAVEDYNGACCPLSKGLQTFFRTPCTEEPRIPLCKGDTILATRGTKWWMYGDKVLSEEQLRAGDRVRGWFPRRCVEKCHYDTAASDTTSDKKVN; translated from the exons ATGAACTTCCTGTCAACCTTTGTGACCTTTAAGAACCTCCATGAGGTTCGGAGATTGTGCCACTGGGGTCCAATCATAGCCTTGTCTGTCATTGCTATATGCTCCACAATGGCAATTCTAGACTCCATTATCTGGTACTGGCCTCTAGACACTACAGGGGGGAGCATTAACTTCATCATGCTCATCAACTGGACTGTCCTCATACTTTACAACTACTTCAATGCTATGTTTGTTGGACCTGGATACATTCCTCTTGGCTGGAAACCA GAAAATCAGCAGGATACCCAGTACCTACAGTTCTGCAGAGGGTGTCAAGGCTACAAGGCTCCCAGGTCCCACCACTGTCGAAAGTGTAACAg GTGCGTGATGAAAATGGACCACCACTGCCCCTGGATCAACAACTGCTGTGGCCACTTGAATCACGCCTACTTCACCAGCTTCCTGCTCCTGGCTCCACTGGGTTGCTCACACGCTGCCGTTATCTTCATTATGACTATGTACACACAGCTGTATGAGAGG ATATCATTCGGCTGGAGTACTGTAAGGATTGACATGAGTGCTGTGCGTCAATTTCAGCCCCTCATGCCCTTCAGTGTGCCTGCCTTCGCTGCTACACTCTTTGCCTTAGGTTTGGCACTTGGCACCACTATTGCCGTTGGTATGCTTTTCGTTATACAG ATGAAAGTCATCCTTCGAAATAAGACTTCAATCGAGTCGTGGATAGAGGAAAAG GCCAAAGACAGAATACAGCACTACCAAACAGGGGAAGAGTTTATCTTCCCGTACGACCTCGGCAGCCGCTGGCTGAATTTTAAACAAGTCTTCACGTGGTCGGGGACACCCAGAGGCGATGGCACTGTATGGCCAGTCCATCCCAAGTGTCACCAGCACACCTTAACT ATTGAGCAACTGAAACAGAAAGCTGATAAACGAGTGAGAAGT CAGGTCCAGTACCGGGCAGTAGAGGATTATAATGGAGCTTGCTGCCCTCTCAGCAAGGGTTTACAAACTTTTTTTAGAACCCCCTGCACCGAGGAACCCAGGATCCCTCTCTGCAAGGGGGATACCATTCTGGCTACTCGTGGTACCAA ATGGTGGATGTATGGAGATAAAGTTTTAAGTGAGGAGCAACTGAGAG CTGGAGACCGTGTAAGAGGATGGTTTCCAAGACGATGTGTGGAGAAGTGCCATTATGACACAGCAGCAAGTGATACCACCAGTGATAAAAAAGTCAATTAA
- the zdhhc6 gene encoding palmitoyltransferase ZDHHC6 isoform X2, producing MNFLSTFVTFKNLHEVRRLCHWGPIIALSVIAICSTMAILDSIIWYWPLDTTGGSINFIMLINWTVLILYNYFNAMFVGPGYIPLGWKPENQQDTQYLQFCRGCQGYKAPRSHHCRKCNRCVMKMDHHCPWINNCCGHLNHAYFTSFLLLAPLGCSHAAVIFIMTMYTQLYERISFGWSTVRIDMSAVRQFQPLMPFSVPAFAATLFALGLALGTTIAVGMLFVIQMKVILRNKTSIESWIEEKAKDRIQHYQTGEEFIFPYDLGSRWLNFKQVFTWSGTPRGDGTVWPVHPKCHQHTLTIEQLKQKADKRVRSVQYRAVEDYNGACCPLSKGLQTFFRTPCTEEPRIPLCKGDTILATRGTKWWMYGDKVLSEEQLRAGDRVRGWFPRRCVEKCHYDTAASDTTSDKKVN from the exons ATGAACTTCCTGTCAACCTTTGTGACCTTTAAGAACCTCCATGAGGTTCGGAGATTGTGCCACTGGGGTCCAATCATAGCCTTGTCTGTCATTGCTATATGCTCCACAATGGCAATTCTAGACTCCATTATCTGGTACTGGCCTCTAGACACTACAGGGGGGAGCATTAACTTCATCATGCTCATCAACTGGACTGTCCTCATACTTTACAACTACTTCAATGCTATGTTTGTTGGACCTGGATACATTCCTCTTGGCTGGAAACCA GAAAATCAGCAGGATACCCAGTACCTACAGTTCTGCAGAGGGTGTCAAGGCTACAAGGCTCCCAGGTCCCACCACTGTCGAAAGTGTAACAg GTGCGTGATGAAAATGGACCACCACTGCCCCTGGATCAACAACTGCTGTGGCCACTTGAATCACGCCTACTTCACCAGCTTCCTGCTCCTGGCTCCACTGGGTTGCTCACACGCTGCCGTTATCTTCATTATGACTATGTACACACAGCTGTATGAGAGG ATATCATTCGGCTGGAGTACTGTAAGGATTGACATGAGTGCTGTGCGTCAATTTCAGCCCCTCATGCCCTTCAGTGTGCCTGCCTTCGCTGCTACACTCTTTGCCTTAGGTTTGGCACTTGGCACCACTATTGCCGTTGGTATGCTTTTCGTTATACAG ATGAAAGTCATCCTTCGAAATAAGACTTCAATCGAGTCGTGGATAGAGGAAAAG GCCAAAGACAGAATACAGCACTACCAAACAGGGGAAGAGTTTATCTTCCCGTACGACCTCGGCAGCCGCTGGCTGAATTTTAAACAAGTCTTCACGTGGTCGGGGACACCCAGAGGCGATGGCACTGTATGGCCAGTCCATCCCAAGTGTCACCAGCACACCTTAACT ATTGAGCAACTGAAACAGAAAGCTGATAAACGAGTGAGAAGT GTCCAGTACCGGGCAGTAGAGGATTATAATGGAGCTTGCTGCCCTCTCAGCAAGGGTTTACAAACTTTTTTTAGAACCCCCTGCACCGAGGAACCCAGGATCCCTCTCTGCAAGGGGGATACCATTCTGGCTACTCGTGGTACCAA ATGGTGGATGTATGGAGATAAAGTTTTAAGTGAGGAGCAACTGAGAG CTGGAGACCGTGTAAGAGGATGGTTTCCAAGACGATGTGTGGAGAAGTGCCATTATGACACAGCAGCAAGTGATACCACCAGTGATAAAAAAGTCAATTAA
- the coasy gene encoding bifunctional coenzyme A synthase, translating to MSMFSTGILVLTSPLHTLPLRIAPVLSSAAQRVERTLYVHLHPGLNLGSGSQPRPVFIPPAVDLSNLITRLYSNAADVCGHLDVCVLLTNVRTQSVACSGATTPNGPFPTPQALSNSPEVVLTDFAPQDPGQTHQVTQCLQSYTGHCYACRPGLPSVLLHSELMKLQEEDVPEAQQEKAEPLQTYNDVVVGGTFDRLHGAHKTLLSISCLLANRRFLIGLCDHAMLKKKVLKELIEPYSVRVQRLQEFLQDVKPSLQVEVVPLDDPFGVSVVDPLLECIVVSEETRKGGEAVNKKRTENGLPALVLHEIQLLKDAHHTEIEEEKISSSSLRARLLGTLLTPPKDNSHLPPLPYVIGLTGGSGSGKSAIAKQLEAFGAVWIDCDKLGHEVYQPDAAAYHRVLEEFGSDILSEDKTINRRALGRKVFGNQVRLKALTDIVWPEIALLVQKRINQARDEDKQVCVVDAAVLLEAKWQNLVHEVWVTIIPEEEAVLRITERDGVTTEDALRRLQSQWSNSKQVEHANVVLSTLWEPEVTRKQVLKAWNLLQKRIQQKHEGH from the exons ATGTCCATGTTCAGCACAGGCATCCTTGTCCTGACGTCTCCTCTCCACACCCTTCCGTTACGCATTGCTCCGGTGCTCAGCTCAGCTGCTCAGCGAGTCGAGCGTACGCTCTatgtccacctccatcctgggTTGAATCTGGGAAGTGGGAGCCAGCCTCGGCCAGTTTTCATTCCACCAGCAGTGGACCTGTCTAATCTCATTACCCGCCTGTACAGTAATGCAGCTGATGTGTGCGGGCACTTGGATGTTTGCGTTTTGCTGACTAATGTTCGCACTCAGTCAGTCGCATGCAGCGGAGCCACGACCCCAAACGGCCCCTTTCCCACACCACAGGCTCTATCTAACTCACCAGAGGTGGTGCTAACAGACTTTGCTCCCCAGGACCCCGGTCAGACCCATCAGGTCACTCAGTGCTTGCAGAGTTACACCGGCCACTGCTATGCCTGTAGACCTGGGCTGCCTTCAGTGCTGCTTCACTCAGAGCTAATGAAATTGCAGGAGGAGGATGTGCCAGAAGCACAGCAAGAAAAGGCAGAGCCGCTGCAGACTTACAATGACGTGGTGGTAGGAGGGACATTTGATCGACTCCATGGGGCCCACAAGACTCTACTTAGTATCTCTTGCCTGCTGGCCAATAGAAGGTTCCTGATTGGCTTGTGTGACCATGCAATGCTTAAAA AAAAAGTGCTAAAGGAGCTGATCGAGCCTTACTCTGTTCGGGTCCAGAGACTGCAGGAGTTCCTCCAAGATGTCAAGCCCTCACTGCAGGTGGAGGTTGTGCCTCTTGATGACCCCTTTGGAGTGTCTGTAGTTGACCCCCTGCTGGAGTGCATTGTGGTCAGCGAGGAGACTAGAAAGGGTGGGGAGGCTGTGAACAAGAAACGCACTGAGAAT GGTCTTCCAGCTCTTGTCCTTCATGAGATCCAGTTGCTCAAGGATGCCCACCACACAGAGATAGAGGAGGAGAAGAtcagctcctccagtctgcgtgCTCGTCTCCTGGGGACGCTGCTTACACCACCCAAG GACAACTCccaccttcctcctcttccATATGTGATTGGTCTGACAGGGGGCAGCGGCAGTGGAAAGAGCGCTATCGCTAAGCAGCTGGAGGCCTTTGGTGCAGTTTGGATTGACTGCGACAAACTAGGCCATGAGGTGTACCAACCTGATGCAGCGGCCTACCACAGAGTGCTCGAAGAATTTGGTTCAG ATATTCTAAGTGAAGATAAAACCATCAACAGGCGTGCTTTAGGAAGAAAAGTCTTTGGAAATCAG GTGCGATTAAAAGCCCTAACAGACATTGTGTGGCCTGAAATTGCACTTCTAGTGCAAAAGAGAATCAACCAAGCCAGAGACGAAG ATAAGCAGGTGTGTGTGGTGGATGCAGCAGTTCTTCTGGAGGCCAAATGGCAAAACTTGGTCCACGAGGTCTGGGTCACCATCATCCCAGAGGAGGAG GCGGTGTTGAGGATAACAGAGCGTGATGGGGTCACCACAGAAGATGCCCTTCGCAGGCTGCAGAGCCAGTGGTCCAACAGCAAACAAGTAGAGCATGCTAATGTGGTACTCAGCACACTGTGGGAGCCAGAGGTCACTCGGAAGCAG